A portion of the Sabethes cyaneus chromosome 3, idSabCyanKW18_F2, whole genome shotgun sequence genome contains these proteins:
- the LOC128740265 gene encoding dual specificity protein phosphatase 3 isoform X3 yields the protein MADQTTGRQLQRILHYSVTPCRPLLGLRRSECALYDVDCDEVYPRLYIGDAASARNKQYLRLIGITHVLNTAEGTRFGQVDTGHSYYRDMSGVSCTFRYMGFPMVDQPTTDISRYFYIASKFIENGINSGGKVLVHCMMGMSRSATCVLAYLMIVRKMSAAEAIRTVRMHRDIRPNEGFLQQLADLDNELKRDRLYY from the exons ATGGCAGATCAGACCACCGGTCGGCAGCTGCAGCGGATCCTGCACTATTCGGTGACTCCCTGCCGGCCGCTGCTGGGCCTGCGACGTTCCGAATGTGCATTATACGACGTTGACTGTGATGAAGTTTACCCTAGGCTGTACATCGGCGATGC GGCATCGGCGAGAAACAAGCAGTATTTACGATTGATTGGAATCACACACGTACTGAACACGGCCGAAGGAACGCGCTTCGGTCAGGTGGACACCGGCCACAGCTACTATCGGGACATGTCCGGGGTTAG TTGCACTTTCAGGTACATGGGCTTTCCGATGGTTGATCAACCGACAACGGACATCAGTCGATATTTTTATATCGCTTCCAAGTTTATCGAAAATGGCATCAACAGTGGAG GAAAAGTCCTGGTGCACTGCATGATGGGCATGTCCCGGTCAGCGACTTGTGTGCTGGCGTACCTGATGATCGTCCGCAAGATGTCGGCGGCCGAGGCGATCCGAACGGTTCGCATGCACCGTGACATTCGACCGAACGAGGGTTTCCTGCAGCAGCTCGCCGATCTGGACAACGAGCTGAAGCGGGACCGATTGTACTATTGA
- the LOC128740265 gene encoding dual specificity protein phosphatase 3 isoform X2 gives MSWRYAYLTHYRNNDKMADQTTGRQLQRILHYSVTPCRPLLGLRRSECALYDVDCDEVYPRLYIGDAASARNKQYLRLIGITHVLNTAEGTRFGQVDTGHSYYRDMSGVRYMGFPMVDQPTTDISRYFYIASKFIENGINSGGKVLVHCMMGMSRSATCVLAYLMIVRKMSAAEAIRTVRMHRDIRPNEGFLQQLADLDNELKRDRLYY, from the exons TATCTCACCCACTATCGCAATAACGACAAGATGGCAGATCAGACCACCGGTCGGCAGCTGCAGCGGATCCTGCACTATTCGGTGACTCCCTGCCGGCCGCTGCTGGGCCTGCGACGTTCCGAATGTGCATTATACGACGTTGACTGTGATGAAGTTTACCCTAGGCTGTACATCGGCGATGC GGCATCGGCGAGAAACAAGCAGTATTTACGATTGATTGGAATCACACACGTACTGAACACGGCCGAAGGAACGCGCTTCGGTCAGGTGGACACCGGCCACAGCTACTATCGGGACATGTCCGGGGTTAG GTACATGGGCTTTCCGATGGTTGATCAACCGACAACGGACATCAGTCGATATTTTTATATCGCTTCCAAGTTTATCGAAAATGGCATCAACAGTGGAG GAAAAGTCCTGGTGCACTGCATGATGGGCATGTCCCGGTCAGCGACTTGTGTGCTGGCGTACCTGATGATCGTCCGCAAGATGTCGGCGGCCGAGGCGATCCGAACGGTTCGCATGCACCGTGACATTCGACCGAACGAGGGTTTCCTGCAGCAGCTCGCCGATCTGGACAACGAGCTGAAGCGGGACCGATTGTACTATTGA
- the LOC128740265 gene encoding dual specificity protein phosphatase 3 isoform X1, which translates to MSWRYAYLTHYRNNDKMADQTTGRQLQRILHYSVTPCRPLLGLRRSECALYDVDCDEVYPRLYIGDAASARNKQYLRLIGITHVLNTAEGTRFGQVDTGHSYYRDMSGVSCTFRYMGFPMVDQPTTDISRYFYIASKFIENGINSGGKVLVHCMMGMSRSATCVLAYLMIVRKMSAAEAIRTVRMHRDIRPNEGFLQQLADLDNELKRDRLYY; encoded by the exons TATCTCACCCACTATCGCAATAACGACAAGATGGCAGATCAGACCACCGGTCGGCAGCTGCAGCGGATCCTGCACTATTCGGTGACTCCCTGCCGGCCGCTGCTGGGCCTGCGACGTTCCGAATGTGCATTATACGACGTTGACTGTGATGAAGTTTACCCTAGGCTGTACATCGGCGATGC GGCATCGGCGAGAAACAAGCAGTATTTACGATTGATTGGAATCACACACGTACTGAACACGGCCGAAGGAACGCGCTTCGGTCAGGTGGACACCGGCCACAGCTACTATCGGGACATGTCCGGGGTTAG TTGCACTTTCAGGTACATGGGCTTTCCGATGGTTGATCAACCGACAACGGACATCAGTCGATATTTTTATATCGCTTCCAAGTTTATCGAAAATGGCATCAACAGTGGAG GAAAAGTCCTGGTGCACTGCATGATGGGCATGTCCCGGTCAGCGACTTGTGTGCTGGCGTACCTGATGATCGTCCGCAAGATGTCGGCGGCCGAGGCGATCCGAACGGTTCGCATGCACCGTGACATTCGACCGAACGAGGGTTTCCTGCAGCAGCTCGCCGATCTGGACAACGAGCTGAAGCGGGACCGATTGTACTATTGA